The genomic segment GGAGTTGCGCTAAATTGTTTCATGTAACAATGGAGATCCAATGAGGCTGGTTGTTTTTCTCATGGCTATAGTCATAGCTGCACCCGCATTTGCAGGAGATCCTCTGCAGGTCGGAGGCAGCGCTCCCGACTTTACGCTTTCGTACGTGACAAAAGATACAATCATCGGAAACGGATTTACGCTTTCGGCTCATCTGGGGAAAAACAATATCATCCTTGCCTTCTACCCCGCGAACTGGAGTGGCGGATGCACAAAGGAAATGTGTACAATGCGAGACAATTTTGTCCCGCTCGCCGAACTTGGAGCCAACGTGTACGGTATAAGCGGCGACTATGTCTGGTCGCACCGCGAATGGGCGAAGCAGCTTGATCTTCAGTTTGCACTTCTGAGCGACCACGATCATACAGTTGCAAAGATGTATTCCAGTTACAATCCCGAAACGGGGTATAACAAACGAACTGTGTATGTTATTGACAGATCAGGAAACATCGCCTACATCGACCCCGACTACAGAGTTGCAACAGACGATTCGTTCAATAAACTCAAGTCAGCGCTCAGAACGATACAATGACTGGAGACAACCAAACCGGAACGTACAAACCTATTGCATGTTCGGTGTATGATGTTCTCGAGGCGTCCTCGGTGAAAAGACAATTACTCAGGCTCGATATTCGGTCATCCAATGGCATCATAGTAAGGAATGTGTATGTGCTCGATCTGTTCTCCCAGGACAAAACGGAGTTCCTGAAAGGCAAAGATTCTTCAACGGATGAAGAGTTTGCGGTACGTCTTGATGAGATTCTGCTCATAACCGACCCTGCCACAAACACTGTATATTCTCCAAGAACCTGCTGACATAACAAGTACGTCGCAAGCCGTCTTTCTCAACTAAAACCCGACCACGTTGAAATGAAAATACTCTCTCCCCTTTTTTGCCTGTCACTCTTCTTCCTGGCTTGCGGCTCCGGTGAACGGTTTCAATCCAGCGCAACGATCTATTCAGGGGAAAAGCACCTTACCAACATTCGTCAATTGACGTTTGGTGGCGAGAATGCCGAGGCGTATTTTTCCTTCGATGAGTCGATGATTATCTTTCAATCCACTCGCGATACCTTCCGTTGTGACCAGCAGTTTGTCATGAATCTCGCGTCGGGCAAAACCCGCCTGATCAGTACAGGAAAGGGACGAACAACCTGCGGATATTTCTTCCCGGACGATCGGACTGTTCTATTCTCATCAACCCATCATCGACTCGATGTATGCCCTCCGCCGCCCGACTACTCGAAAGGTTATGTGTGGCAGGTCTCACCCGAATATGACATTTTCACTGCTGATATCGATGGATCGAATTTGCGACAGCTTACAAATACGCCCCGCTACGATGCTGAAGCGACGGTCTCTCCGGCAGGTGACAGAATTGTGTTCACATCGCTCCGCAACGGAGATCTCGACCTGTACAGCATGAACCTCGACGGGTCTGACGTCCGGCAACTGACTCACGATTTAGGCTACGACGGGGGCGCGTTTTTTTCGTGGGATGGAAAAAGAATTGTGTACCGCGCGTGGCATTACGCAGACACTGCATCCGCAAACATCTACAAAGAAACCCTTGCCCGGAATCTCGTCCGTCCGTCGAAAATGGAAATTTTTGTTATGGATGCAGATGGGTCAAACAAGCGCCAGTTGACCAGCAACGGAGCCGCAAATTTTGCCCCGTTCTTCCATCCTGACAACAAACGTATCATTTTTGCATCTAACTTGGCAGACCCAAAAGGGCGCAATTTCGACTTGTATATTATGAATGACGACGGCACCGGCCTTGAGCAGGTGACATTCAACCCAACGTTTGACAGCTTCCCGATGTTCACAAGAGATGGAAAGCGACTCATCTTTGCATCGAACCGCAATGCACAAGTTGAAGGTGAAACGAATTTATTCATTGCAGATTGGAACGACTAAAAAAGGACATACCATGAAAAGAACTGCATTCTTACTTGTAGCCACCGTCTCTTTCTTCCCTGCTTCATTTTCCCAATCCCCCGAAATCACGGTTGACGAGCTGAAAGCACATGTGCACTATCTTGCTTCGGATGAACTTGAAGGCCGCGGTTCGGGTACCGAGGGAAACCGCAAAGCGGCCGAATACTTGAAGCAACAGTTTGCTTCTTATGGATTAAATCCTGCCGGAAAGGATGGCTCGTTTCTCCAAGAGTTTGAATTCGTTTCTGCCGTGAAGCTCGGCCCGAAGAATACGCTGTCGATCAGTGCGGCGAAGGGTGCAAGGAAGAAATACGACGTTGACAAGGATTTCAGGCCGCTCGGGTTTTCATCGAATACAGCAGTAACGGGTGCTGTGGTGTTTGCCGGTTA from the Bacteroidota bacterium genome contains:
- a CDS encoding peroxiredoxin; amino-acid sequence: MRLVVFLMAIVIAAPAFAGDPLQVGGSAPDFTLSYVTKDTIIGNGFTLSAHLGKNNIILAFYPANWSGGCTKEMCTMRDNFVPLAELGANVYGISGDYVWSHREWAKQLDLQFALLSDHDHTVAKMYSSYNPETGYNKRTVYVIDRSGNIAYIDPDYRVATDDSFNKLKSALRTIQ
- a CDS encoding PD40 domain-containing protein — translated: MKILSPLFCLSLFFLACGSGERFQSSATIYSGEKHLTNIRQLTFGGENAEAYFSFDESMIIFQSTRDTFRCDQQFVMNLASGKTRLISTGKGRTTCGYFFPDDRTVLFSSTHHRLDVCPPPPDYSKGYVWQVSPEYDIFTADIDGSNLRQLTNTPRYDAEATVSPAGDRIVFTSLRNGDLDLYSMNLDGSDVRQLTHDLGYDGGAFFSWDGKRIVYRAWHYADTASANIYKETLARNLVRPSKMEIFVMDADGSNKRQLTSNGAANFAPFFHPDNKRIIFASNLADPKGRNFDLYIMNDDGTGLEQVTFNPTFDSFPMFTRDGKRLIFASNRNAQVEGETNLFIADWND